TAAGGTGAGCTCGGGACTCTACAACAGCCCGAACGAACTGATCCTCGAGGGCCTGCGCCTCCTGAAAATCCAGGAGGAACAGCGCCTGGCCCTGACCGAGGACCTCCGGAGGGACATTCTGGTCGGAATCATGCAACTGGACGCCGGTCGGGCTGAAGTTTTCGACCATGAGGCGGTCACTGGCATCAAAGATGCGGCCCGCTCAAAAAGCCTTTGGTCTACTTCTTCAGATTATAAAAATTCGGACCGAGACCAGGGCCGAATTTTCTGAACGGAGACCATGTGGACGACCACCCAAATCGGACCAACACCTCCACGGCCATCCAGGTCCGAGGCCTGACCAAGGCCTTCGGCGACCTGACCGCCGTGGACGGCCTGGATTTCGAGATCCCGTCCGGGCGAATCTTCGGCCTCCTCGGCCCCAACGGGGCCGGCAAGACCACGACCATCAACATGCTCACCGGCCTGGCCCGGCCCGACAGAGGGGAGATCCGCATTGCCGGGCTGGACTGCACAGCCAGACCCCGGGCGGCCCAGCACCTTGTCGGCGTGGTCCCGGACGAGAGCAACCTCTACCCGGAGATGACCGGGTTCGAAAACCTTTGCTTCTGCGCCGCCCTCTACGGCCTGAAGAAAAAGGAACGCCAAGCCAGGGCCAAGGATCTTCTGGAGGCCTTTGGCCTGAGCCAGGCCGCCGACCGCAAGTTCGCCGGCTATTCCAAGGGCATGAAGCGCAAGCTGACCATCGCCGCCGGGATCATCCACTCCCCGGCCATCCTCTTTCTGGACGAGCCGA
This sequence is a window from Deltaproteobacteria bacterium. Protein-coding genes within it:
- a CDS encoding type II toxin-antitoxin system ParD family antitoxin, giving the protein MLMEITLHPDMSRWIDDKVSSGLYNSPNELILEGLRLLKIQEEQRLALTEDLRRDILVGIMQLDAGRAEVFDHEAVTGIKDAARSKSLWSTSSDYKNSDRDQGRIF
- a CDS encoding ABC transporter ATP-binding protein, translated to MQVRGLTKAFGDLTAVDGLDFEIPSGRIFGLLGPNGAGKTTTINMLTGLARPDRGEIRIAGLDCTARPRAAQHLVGVVPDESNLYPEMTGFENLCFCAALYGLKKKERQARAKDLLEAFGLSQAADRKFAGYSKGMKRKLTIAAGIIHSPAILFLDEP